The following proteins are encoded in a genomic region of Opitutus sp.:
- a CDS encoding STAS domain-containing protein, whose protein sequence is MADVPKPAFLVDTASDPVAIRIEGRASFQNSPCLNEFFNALVAQGRTRFVMDFQNCTSMDSTFLGVLAGAALQLRKQSTPGSLVLCRLGERNLELIRNLGLHRLLTVDMETSGVHSTTFAALTSVPIQGELDNARMVLAAHENLVVADEANRAKFQDVLSFLKSRVQQG, encoded by the coding sequence ATGGCCGACGTCCCCAAGCCCGCTTTCCTTGTCGATACCGCATCGGACCCCGTTGCTATTCGTATCGAGGGCCGCGCATCGTTTCAGAACAGCCCCTGCTTAAACGAGTTTTTCAACGCGTTGGTGGCGCAGGGCCGGACTCGCTTCGTGATGGATTTTCAGAACTGCACCAGCATGGACAGCACCTTTTTAGGTGTGTTGGCCGGTGCCGCCCTTCAGTTGCGAAAGCAGTCCACGCCTGGTAGTCTGGTGCTGTGCCGGCTCGGCGAGCGTAATTTGGAATTGATCCGCAATCTAGGCCTGCATCGCCTTCTCACCGTCGACATGGAAACCTCCGGGGTGCATTCGACCACGTTCGCCGCGCTGACCAGCGTGCCAATCCAAGGTGAGCTGGATAACGCACGTATGGTTTTGGCTGCTCACGAAAATCTCGTGGTCGCCGACGAGGCAAACCGCGCCAAGTTCCAAGATGTGCTCAGCTTCTTGAAGAGCCGCGTGCAGCAGGGCTAA
- the acnA gene encoding aconitate hydratase AcnA, with protein MSLPNPFNTLQAFSANGTSHKFYSLPALEQAGFAIKKLPVSIRIVLESLLRNADGKRVSEQAIRDLAGWQAKASRTEEIPFVVARIVLQDFTGVPLLVDLAAMRSAVARIGKNPKIIEPLVPVDLVVDHSVQVDFAGSADALAKNLDLEFSRNRERYQFLKWGMQAFETFKVVPPGIGIVHQVNLEYLAKGVLKDGQGVYYPDTLVGTDSHTTMINGLGIVGWGVGGIEAEAGMLGQPVYFLTPDVVGVYLTGELREGVTATDLALTLTQTLRKAKVVGKFVEFYGPGAAALPVVDRAMIANMAPEYGATMGFFPIDAECGNFLRATGRNEADIAVYEAYYKAQGLFGIPQKGEIEYSSDLSLDLATVVPSVAGPKRPQDRIELPKMKQEFLSAFSKPVTESGFGKKAEDFSTVSAQIDGTKLGHGSVLIAAITSCTNTSNPSVMLAAGLLAKRAVEKGLKVNPLVKSSLAPGSRVVTDYLEKTGLAPYLDQLGFQTVGYGCTTCIGNSGPLDPKIEEAVVKNDLVAASVLSGNRNFEARVHQNIKSNFLMSPPLVVAFALAGRVDLDLSVDPIGTGKDGQPVFLKDIWPSLKEVRDQMQAALKPEVFRKLYSNFAEQNPKWNEIPSTTGNVYTFDNASTYIQEPPFFTDFSLTPGSIKEIKGARVLGLFGDSVTTDHISPAGAIKKSSPAGKFLIDNGVTFEDFNSYGSRRGNDRIMTRGTFANVRIKNLMLGGKEGGNTLGPDGAETSIYDASIAYQKQGVPLIVIAGQEYGTGSSRDWAAKGTNLLGVKVVVAQSFERIHRSNLVGMGVLPLQFKEGVTAQSLKLDGTETYDVVGLTAAIKPQQDLTLKVTRKDGTVENVSVRCRIDTPIEIDYYQHGGILPYVLRQIIAAN; from the coding sequence ATGAGTCTCCCGAATCCCTTCAACACGCTGCAGGCCTTCTCGGCCAACGGCACCTCCCATAAATTTTACTCGTTGCCCGCGCTCGAGCAGGCCGGCTTCGCCATCAAGAAGTTGCCCGTCTCCATCCGTATCGTGCTGGAGTCGCTGTTGCGCAACGCCGATGGCAAGCGCGTCTCCGAGCAGGCCATTCGCGACCTCGCCGGCTGGCAGGCCAAGGCCTCCCGCACCGAGGAGATTCCCTTCGTGGTCGCCCGCATCGTGCTGCAGGACTTCACCGGCGTTCCCCTCTTGGTTGACCTCGCCGCCATGCGCTCCGCCGTGGCCCGCATCGGCAAAAACCCGAAGATCATCGAGCCGCTCGTGCCTGTTGACCTCGTAGTTGACCACTCCGTACAGGTCGATTTCGCCGGCTCGGCCGACGCCCTCGCAAAGAATCTCGATCTGGAATTCTCCCGCAACCGCGAGCGTTACCAGTTCCTCAAGTGGGGCATGCAGGCCTTCGAAACCTTCAAGGTCGTCCCCCCCGGCATCGGCATCGTTCACCAGGTTAACTTGGAGTATCTGGCCAAGGGCGTGCTCAAGGACGGCCAGGGTGTTTATTATCCGGATACGCTCGTCGGCACTGATTCGCACACCACGATGATCAACGGTCTGGGCATCGTCGGCTGGGGCGTGGGCGGCATCGAGGCCGAGGCCGGCATGCTCGGCCAGCCGGTTTATTTCCTTACTCCCGACGTGGTCGGCGTGTACCTCACCGGCGAGCTGCGCGAAGGCGTCACCGCCACCGACCTCGCACTCACCCTCACCCAGACCCTGCGCAAGGCCAAGGTCGTGGGTAAATTCGTCGAGTTCTACGGTCCCGGCGCCGCCGCGCTGCCAGTGGTCGACCGCGCCATGATCGCCAACATGGCCCCCGAATACGGTGCGACCATGGGCTTCTTCCCGATCGACGCGGAGTGCGGCAACTTCCTGCGCGCCACCGGCCGCAATGAGGCCGACATCGCCGTTTACGAAGCTTACTACAAGGCCCAGGGCCTGTTCGGCATCCCCCAAAAGGGCGAAATCGAATACTCCAGCGACCTCTCGCTCGACCTCGCCACGGTGGTCCCGTCGGTCGCCGGCCCCAAGCGCCCGCAGGACCGCATCGAGTTGCCCAAGATGAAGCAGGAGTTCCTCTCCGCCTTCTCCAAGCCCGTCACCGAGTCCGGTTTCGGCAAAAAGGCCGAGGACTTCTCGACCGTCTCCGCTCAAATCGACGGCACCAAGCTCGGCCACGGCTCCGTCTTGATTGCCGCCATCACCAGCTGCACCAACACCTCCAACCCCTCCGTCATGCTCGCCGCCGGCCTCCTGGCCAAGCGCGCGGTGGAAAAGGGCCTGAAGGTTAACCCGCTGGTCAAATCCTCCCTCGCCCCCGGCTCGCGCGTGGTCACCGATTATTTGGAAAAGACCGGCCTGGCGCCCTACCTTGACCAGCTCGGTTTCCAGACCGTCGGCTACGGCTGCACGACCTGCATCGGCAACTCCGGCCCGCTCGATCCCAAGATCGAAGAAGCCGTGGTTAAAAACGACCTGGTCGCCGCCTCCGTGCTCTCGGGCAACCGCAACTTCGAGGCCCGCGTTCACCAGAACATCAAGAGCAACTTCCTCATGTCGCCCCCGTTGGTGGTCGCCTTCGCCCTCGCCGGCCGCGTCGACCTCGACCTGTCCGTCGATCCGATCGGCACCGGCAAGGATGGCCAGCCGGTCTTCTTGAAGGACATCTGGCCCTCGCTGAAGGAAGTGCGCGATCAGATGCAAGCCGCCCTCAAGCCTGAGGTGTTCCGCAAGCTCTACAGCAACTTCGCCGAGCAAAACCCCAAGTGGAACGAGATCCCGTCGACCACGGGCAACGTTTACACCTTCGACAACGCCTCCACCTACATCCAGGAGCCGCCCTTCTTCACCGACTTCTCGCTCACCCCCGGTTCGATCAAAGAGATCAAGGGCGCCCGCGTCCTCGGCCTGTTTGGCGACTCGGTCACCACCGACCACATCTCGCCCGCCGGTGCTATTAAGAAGAGCTCGCCGGCCGGCAAGTTCCTCATCGACAACGGCGTCACCTTTGAGGACTTCAACTCCTACGGCAGCCGCCGGGGTAACGACCGTATCATGACCCGCGGTACCTTCGCCAACGTCCGCATCAAGAACCTGATGCTCGGTGGCAAAGAAGGCGGTAACACCCTCGGGCCGGACGGCGCCGAGACCTCGATCTACGACGCGTCCATCGCTTACCAGAAGCAGGGCGTTCCCTTGATCGTGATCGCCGGCCAGGAATACGGCACCGGCTCGTCGCGCGATTGGGCCGCCAAGGGCACCAACCTGCTCGGCGTTAAGGTCGTCGTCGCCCAGAGCTTTGAGCGTATCCACCGTTCCAATCTGGTCGGCATGGGCGTGCTCCCGCTCCAGTTCAAGGAAGGCGTCACCGCCCAGAGCTTGAAGCTCGACGGCACTGAGACCTACGACGTGGTCGGCCTGACCGCCGCGATCAAGCCCCAGCAGGATCTCACCCTCAAGGTGACGCGCAAGGACGGCACGGTGGAAAACGTGTCGGTTCGCTGCCGCATCGATACGCCCATCGAGATCGATTACTACCAGCACGGCGGCATTCTGCCCTACGTGTTGCGCCAGATCATCGCCGCGAACTAA
- a CDS encoding acetyl-CoA carboxylase carboxyltransferase subunit alpha encodes MEKPAYTLEFEKPLRDLSVQLEQLSQQSLENNLDVAKEIAAIERKISSTQREIYSGLTPWQKVQIARHPKRPYALDYVNLICENFTELHGDRQFNDDRALIGGTAFFNGDAVMIIAQQKGRDTKEKIARNFGMAQPEGYRKALRLMKTAEKFGLPVITFIDTPGAYPGLGSEERHVSEAIAVNLREMAMLRVPSISIVVGEGGSGGALGIGVTDRVLIFENSYYSVISPEGCAAILWKDPTAAAKAAEALKINADQLEKLGVVDEVIGEPFGGAHNDYEKAASTLRYALQKHLNDLRALKADELLDLRYERYRRLGMYEEAGVVHN; translated from the coding sequence ATGGAAAAACCCGCCTACACCCTCGAGTTTGAGAAGCCTTTGCGTGACCTCAGCGTCCAGCTGGAGCAACTCAGTCAGCAGTCGCTTGAGAACAACCTCGACGTGGCCAAGGAAATTGCAGCCATTGAGCGCAAAATCTCCTCCACCCAACGCGAAATCTACTCCGGCCTCACCCCGTGGCAGAAGGTGCAGATCGCCCGTCATCCGAAGCGCCCGTACGCGCTCGATTACGTTAACCTGATCTGCGAAAACTTCACCGAGCTGCACGGTGATCGCCAATTCAACGATGACCGCGCACTGATCGGCGGAACCGCCTTTTTTAACGGTGACGCCGTCATGATCATCGCCCAGCAAAAAGGCCGCGACACCAAGGAGAAAATCGCGCGTAACTTCGGCATGGCCCAGCCCGAGGGCTACCGCAAGGCCCTGCGCCTGATGAAAACGGCTGAAAAATTCGGCCTGCCGGTGATCACGTTTATCGACACTCCCGGCGCGTATCCCGGTCTCGGTTCGGAGGAACGCCACGTTTCCGAAGCCATCGCGGTAAACCTGCGCGAGATGGCGATGCTGCGTGTCCCGTCGATCTCGATTGTAGTAGGCGAAGGTGGCTCCGGTGGCGCGCTGGGCATCGGCGTGACCGACCGGGTACTCATTTTTGAGAACAGCTACTATTCGGTGATCTCGCCCGAAGGCTGCGCGGCGATTCTGTGGAAAGACCCCACTGCGGCAGCCAAGGCCGCCGAGGCACTTAAGATCAACGCCGACCAGCTCGAAAAGCTGGGCGTGGTCGACGAGGTCATCGGCGAGCCCTTCGGCGGTGCGCATAACGACTACGAAAAGGCCGCCTCGACGCTGCGCTACGCACTACAAAAACACCTCAACGACCTGCGCGCGCTTAAAGCCGACGAACTGCTTGACCTACGCTACGAGCGGTACCGCCGCCTCGGCATGTACGAGGAAGCCGGCGTGGTGCATAACTGA
- a CDS encoding YmdB family metallophosphoesterase — MPKILFIGDIVGKPGREILAERLLRLRAELKLDVVIANGENVAAGSGITSSLAKVLLCLGIDAITLGDHVWDQRGWDDDIDDFPTVCRPANLPASCPGADHVILDVKGFKLAVFTVLGRTFMGMKADCPFLVAEAMFKKLEGKADAVLVEIHAEATSEKIALGWHLDGRAVAVLGTHTHVPTADACVLPKGTGFMCDVGMTGPYASVLGREVAPVLSRFIDGMPKRFEVAEGDVRISGALVDYDEVAKRTRSVELITVRRAGGR; from the coding sequence GTGCCAAAAATTTTGTTTATCGGGGACATCGTGGGTAAACCCGGCCGGGAAATCCTAGCCGAACGGCTGTTGCGCCTGCGCGCCGAGTTGAAACTCGATGTCGTCATTGCTAACGGCGAAAACGTCGCCGCCGGTTCCGGCATCACCAGTTCCTTGGCCAAGGTGTTACTATGCCTCGGCATCGACGCGATCACCCTAGGCGACCATGTGTGGGATCAACGCGGCTGGGATGACGATATCGATGATTTTCCCACCGTTTGCCGTCCCGCGAATTTACCGGCCTCTTGCCCCGGCGCCGACCATGTCATCCTTGACGTGAAGGGCTTTAAATTGGCCGTTTTCACCGTCCTAGGTCGCACCTTTATGGGTATGAAGGCGGATTGCCCGTTTCTGGTTGCCGAGGCCATGTTCAAGAAACTGGAGGGCAAGGCGGACGCCGTGTTGGTGGAAATTCACGCCGAGGCCACCAGTGAGAAAATTGCATTGGGTTGGCATCTCGACGGGCGCGCCGTGGCCGTTTTGGGCACGCACACTCACGTGCCTACGGCCGATGCCTGCGTGCTTCCTAAAGGCACGGGCTTTATGTGCGACGTCGGCATGACCGGGCCGTATGCCTCGGTGCTGGGCCGCGAAGTTGCCCCGGTCCTCTCTCGTTTTATAGACGGTATGCCCAAACGCTTCGAAGTGGCCGAGGGCGACGTGCGCATTTCGGGCGCCTTGGTGGACTATGACGAGGTCGCTAAACGCACTCGCAGCGTTGAGCTGATCACGGTGCGCCGCGCTGGCGGACGGTGA
- a CDS encoding redoxin domain-containing protein, translating to MPIAIGSKAPDFTLKTKTAEGLKDIKLSDNFGKKQTVLLFFPLAFTGVCTTEMCDISNGLSEYSSLGAEVIGISVDSPFAQEAWATANKITIPLVSDLNKTTTQAYDVVFPGLAGIGDTSARAAFVIGQDGVVKYAEQTATPKDLPNFAAVKAALAK from the coding sequence ATGCCCATCGCCATTGGTTCAAAAGCTCCTGATTTCACCCTCAAGACCAAGACCGCTGAAGGTCTTAAAGACATTAAGTTGAGCGACAACTTCGGCAAGAAGCAGACCGTGCTGTTGTTTTTCCCCCTCGCTTTCACCGGGGTGTGCACCACCGAGATGTGCGACATTTCCAACGGCCTGTCCGAGTACAGCAGCCTAGGCGCCGAGGTCATCGGTATCAGCGTGGACAGCCCGTTTGCCCAAGAGGCCTGGGCAACGGCCAACAAGATCACGATTCCCCTCGTCTCTGACTTGAACAAGACGACCACGCAGGCCTACGACGTGGTCTTCCCGGGCTTGGCCGGCATCGGCGACACCTCGGCGCGCGCCGCCTTCGTGATCGGTCAGGACGGCGTGGTTAAATACGCCGAGCAGACCGCCACCCCGAAGGACCTGCCCAACTTCGCCGCAGTCAAAGCAGCCCTCGCCAAATAA
- a CDS encoding phosphoglycerate dehydrogenase, with translation MKILVADKISPKGVAYLRQQPGFEVIEAYGSTQEQVLALVKDVHAIAVRSETKITRAILEAAPLLKVVGRAGVGVDNVDVDAATERGVVVMNTPAGNTIATAELTFTHILCGARPVAQAAASMKAGQWDRKSFSGIELFKKTIGVVGFGRIGGEVAKRAQAFGMRVLAYDPYLAPARAKAMQVESVTLDELLTQSDYITVHMPMTDDTHHMINEAAFEKCKKGLRIFNCARGGIIKETALIAALKSGKVAAAGLDVFEEEPLAKDSELRSLPNVVLTPHLGASTSEAQEAVGIEVAEQIADLLISGAVRNAVNLPSVDAATAKMLAPYIDLGTKLGTLVQQIAPAQIATLRITYAGKIVEIDANAITRSIERGFLRRISEDVNTVNAPFVLQRLGIQADVISSNVACDYSELITVEAINAAGEVFSASGTLIGKANEPRIVGINGREVEVAAEGKLLVLENIDQPGMVGAVGTLLGKDKVNIADMSLSRLTPGGTAYMVVRVDTEPSEAARNEIKGNPAIKQAKFIQL, from the coding sequence ATGAAAATCCTCGTCGCCGACAAGATCTCACCTAAGGGAGTTGCCTACCTGCGTCAGCAGCCGGGCTTTGAAGTCATTGAGGCCTATGGCTCCACTCAGGAGCAGGTCCTCGCTCTCGTCAAAGACGTGCACGCCATCGCCGTGCGCTCTGAGACCAAAATCACGCGTGCCATCCTTGAGGCCGCTCCGCTCTTGAAGGTCGTCGGCCGCGCCGGCGTCGGCGTGGACAACGTCGATGTCGATGCCGCCACCGAGCGTGGCGTCGTGGTCATGAACACTCCGGCCGGCAACACCATTGCCACCGCCGAACTCACTTTCACCCACATCCTCTGCGGCGCACGTCCCGTCGCCCAAGCCGCCGCCTCCATGAAGGCCGGCCAGTGGGACCGCAAGAGCTTCAGCGGCATCGAGCTTTTCAAGAAGACCATCGGCGTGGTCGGTTTCGGCCGCATCGGTGGCGAAGTCGCCAAGCGCGCCCAGGCTTTCGGCATGCGCGTGCTCGCCTACGATCCGTATCTCGCCCCCGCCCGCGCCAAGGCCATGCAGGTCGAGTCGGTTACCCTTGATGAGCTGCTCACCCAATCGGACTACATCACGGTTCACATGCCGATGACCGACGACACCCACCACATGATCAACGAGGCCGCCTTCGAGAAGTGCAAGAAGGGCCTGCGCATCTTCAATTGCGCCCGCGGTGGTATTATTAAGGAAACCGCCCTGATCGCCGCCCTCAAATCGGGCAAAGTCGCCGCCGCCGGTCTCGACGTGTTCGAGGAAGAGCCCCTCGCCAAGGACAGCGAACTGCGCTCGCTGCCCAACGTCGTGCTCACGCCCCACCTCGGCGCCTCCACCAGCGAGGCCCAGGAAGCCGTTGGCATCGAAGTCGCCGAACAAATCGCCGACCTGCTCATCAGCGGCGCCGTGCGCAACGCCGTTAACCTTCCCTCGGTTGACGCCGCAACCGCCAAGATGCTCGCCCCGTACATCGACCTCGGCACCAAACTCGGCACCCTCGTCCAGCAGATCGCCCCCGCGCAGATCGCCACCCTGCGCATCACCTACGCCGGCAAGATCGTCGAAATCGATGCCAACGCCATCACCCGCTCGATTGAGCGCGGGTTCCTCCGTCGCATCAGCGAGGATGTTAACACCGTCAACGCTCCCTTCGTTCTGCAGCGCCTCGGCATTCAGGCCGACGTGATCAGCAGCAACGTGGCTTGCGACTACTCCGAGCTGATCACCGTCGAGGCCATCAACGCCGCCGGCGAGGTCTTCTCGGCTTCCGGCACCCTCATCGGCAAGGCCAACGAACCCCGCATCGTTGGTATCAACGGCCGCGAGGTCGAGGTTGCCGCTGAAGGCAAGCTGCTGGTTTTGGAAAACATCGACCAGCCCGGCATGGTCGGTGCAGTTGGCACCCTGCTCGGCAAGGACAAGGTCAACATCGCCGACATGTCCCTGAGCCGTCTCACCCCAGGCGGCACCGCCTACATGGTGGTGCGTGTTGACACCGAGCCGAGCGAGGCTGCCCGCAACGAAATCAAGGGCAACCCGGCTATCAAACAGGCCAAGTTCATCCAGCTCTGA
- the ilvB gene encoding biosynthetic-type acetolactate synthase large subunit gives MKTPTSPSSTPQPETGRLMNGADVVVESLAREGVDVIFAYPGGASQELHQAFARSDKVRVILPRHEQGGSFAAEGYARATGKVGVCMATSGPGATNLVSAIADAYMDSTPMVAITGQVFQKYIGKMAFQETDFFGMTLPIVKHSYLVLNAADLPRIIKEAFFLASSGRPGPVVIDIPKDVQQAKLVPVFPETISFANPSIAKQPKASDEQLKRVLELIASAKKPVIYAGGGIVSAEAHSDLKAFAEKTNIPVATTLMGIGAFPESHPLSMRWFGMHGTAYGNWAVDQCDLLICLGARFDDRITGDTSKFASSATIVHIDLDAAEHNKNKRVAHPILGELKDSMTRLNALTHSTQFTAPDISSWHAQIEAWKRDHPFRFEDHKHILPQEAIKALYELTKGDAIITTGVGQHQMWAAQFYQFDEPRRYISSLGLGAMGYGYPAALGAKVACPDKQVIDIDGDGSFVMNIQELATAAVEKIAAKAMILNNQHLGMVVQWEDRFYGSVRGNTVLGHQSNIGSPDNPGGLYPDFVKIAEGFGVKGRRVLKKSELREAIQEMLDHDGPFVLDIIVPYTEHVLPMIPAGKTVKDMILK, from the coding sequence ATGAAAACGCCCACCTCGCCCTCGTCGACGCCGCAACCCGAAACTGGCCGCCTAATGAATGGTGCCGACGTGGTCGTAGAATCGCTGGCCCGCGAAGGGGTTGACGTGATTTTCGCGTATCCCGGCGGCGCCTCACAGGAGCTGCACCAGGCCTTCGCCCGCAGCGACAAGGTGCGCGTGATCCTGCCTCGCCACGAGCAGGGCGGCTCCTTCGCCGCCGAAGGCTACGCGCGTGCGACGGGCAAAGTCGGCGTGTGCATGGCCACCAGCGGCCCCGGTGCAACCAACTTGGTTTCTGCCATCGCTGACGCGTACATGGACTCGACTCCGATGGTCGCCATCACGGGACAGGTTTTCCAAAAATACATCGGTAAGATGGCGTTCCAGGAGACGGATTTTTTCGGCATGACGCTGCCGATCGTGAAGCACAGTTACCTCGTGCTCAACGCCGCCGACCTGCCGCGCATCATCAAGGAGGCCTTTTTCTTGGCCAGCAGTGGACGCCCCGGCCCGGTCGTCATTGATATTCCAAAGGATGTGCAGCAGGCGAAACTCGTCCCGGTTTTCCCAGAGACAATCAGCTTTGCAAACCCGTCCATCGCGAAGCAGCCGAAAGCCTCCGACGAACAGCTCAAACGCGTTCTTGAACTCATCGCGAGCGCCAAGAAGCCGGTGATCTACGCCGGAGGCGGCATTGTGTCGGCCGAGGCACACAGCGACCTGAAGGCGTTCGCCGAAAAAACTAACATCCCGGTTGCAACGACGCTGATGGGCATTGGCGCGTTCCCCGAGAGCCACCCGCTGTCGATGCGCTGGTTCGGTATGCACGGAACCGCTTATGGCAACTGGGCGGTTGATCAATGCGACCTGCTGATCTGCCTGGGCGCTCGCTTCGACGATCGTATCACGGGCGACACCTCTAAATTCGCCAGCTCCGCCACCATCGTGCACATCGATCTCGATGCGGCCGAGCACAACAAAAACAAGCGCGTTGCCCACCCAATTTTGGGTGAGCTCAAAGACTCGATGACGCGCCTCAACGCGCTGACCCACTCGACCCAATTTACCGCGCCCGACATCTCGTCGTGGCACGCGCAGATCGAAGCCTGGAAACGCGACCACCCGTTCCGGTTCGAGGACCACAAGCACATCCTGCCGCAAGAAGCCATCAAGGCGCTGTACGAGTTGACCAAGGGCGATGCAATCATCACCACGGGCGTGGGCCAGCACCAGATGTGGGCGGCGCAATTTTATCAATTCGACGAACCCCGCCGCTACATCAGCTCGTTGGGTTTGGGCGCGATGGGTTACGGCTACCCGGCCGCCCTCGGCGCCAAGGTTGCTTGCCCCGACAAGCAGGTCATCGACATCGACGGCGATGGTTCATTCGTGATGAACATCCAGGAGCTGGCCACCGCCGCGGTGGAGAAGATCGCCGCCAAGGCGATGATTTTGAACAACCAGCACCTCGGCATGGTGGTACAATGGGAAGACCGTTTTTATGGTTCGGTGCGTGGCAACACCGTCCTGGGTCACCAGAGCAACATCGGCAGTCCGGATAACCCCGGCGGACTTTATCCCGACTTCGTAAAAATCGCCGAGGGCTTCGGCGTGAAAGGTCGGCGGGTGCTCAAGAAGAGTGAGCTGCGCGAGGCGATTCAAGAGATGCTCGATCACGACGGCCCCTTCGTCCTCGACATCATCGTGCCCTACACCGAGCACGTGTTGCCGATGATTCCCGCAGGCAAAACGGTGAAGGACATGATCCTCAAGTAA
- a CDS encoding HD domain-containing protein: MANARLIQQIRFIVEVDKLKEILRQTLLTQSRRQENDAEHSWHLCLMVLVLAEHANTPNLDVLKVLKMLLIHDIVEIDAGDTFAYSPAQQADQHARESRAAERIFGLLPADQTAEFRSLWDEFEARTTPEAKFAAALDRFQPMLQNCLTEGVAWRQNGVTSDRVIARGQYIAEGAPAVWEHAAELIAAAVHAGHLPK; encoded by the coding sequence ATGGCCAACGCGCGCTTAATTCAGCAAATCCGGTTCATCGTCGAAGTGGACAAGTTAAAGGAGATCCTCCGCCAAACCTTGCTCACCCAAAGCCGCCGCCAGGAAAACGACGCAGAACACTCCTGGCACCTCTGTTTGATGGTTCTGGTGCTGGCCGAACACGCCAACACGCCGAACCTCGACGTGCTAAAGGTGCTCAAAATGCTCCTCATCCACGACATCGTCGAAATCGATGCGGGCGATACATTCGCCTACTCTCCCGCTCAACAAGCCGACCAGCACGCCCGCGAGTCACGTGCCGCCGAGCGGATTTTTGGGCTGCTTCCCGCTGACCAAACCGCCGAGTTTCGCAGCCTATGGGACGAATTCGAGGCGCGAACCACACCGGAAGCCAAATTTGCCGCCGCACTGGATCGGTTTCAGCCAATGCTGCAAAACTGCCTCACCGAGGGCGTCGCGTGGAGGCAAAACGGCGTCACCAGCGACCGGGTTATCGCCCGCGGCCAATACATCGCGGAGGGCGCACCGGCGGTCTGGGAGCACGCAGCCGAGTTAATCGCCGCAGCTGTCCATGCCGGCCACCTGCCGAAGTAA
- a CDS encoding transposase: MAALVSPCRGTLTNLICLCGRAQQDWTADYRLYSRDRVKPAGLFRTVLHELEVNLPALTPLVAAIDDTLVRKTGVKIDGVGWKRDPLGPAFQTNLVRGQRYVQLSAAWPGSDGHARMIPVDFTHAPTPPKPGKKATTDEVQQYTEKKKQQRLNVVALARIQQLRQALPDTRKLVVAGDGSYTNAVVLKGLPAKTVYIGRIRRDAVLNALPGPPAATGRPPVYGAPVQTPEELRTDDTVAWQSVEAYAAGKKHTFKIKTLGPVLWRKAGATLPLQVMVIAPVGYRLRAGSKLLYRQPAFLVCTDPDMPVGDQLQYYLWRWVIEGNFRDEKTLIGTGQAQLRTAASNRNQPAATVAAYALLLIAALLFGDPAGQTPDPPPHLRPPKWRTHSSGASPATSSTGDLLRTLRSECWADQIAPESFSDFTSTDPPSTNSSKAPPFLAEALFRAA; the protein is encoded by the coding sequence ATGGCGGCACTGGTTTCACCGTGCCGGGGGACTCTTACCAACCTGATTTGTCTGTGCGGGCGTGCCCAGCAGGACTGGACGGCCGACTACCGGTTGTATTCGCGTGACCGGGTGAAGCCGGCGGGGCTTTTCCGCACGGTCCTCCATGAGCTTGAGGTAAACCTGCCGGCGCTTACCCCGTTGGTGGCCGCCATCGATGACACCCTGGTACGCAAAACCGGGGTCAAGATCGACGGCGTCGGCTGGAAACGCGATCCGCTCGGCCCCGCGTTCCAAACCAACCTGGTGCGCGGCCAGCGCTATGTGCAACTCTCTGCGGCCTGGCCTGGTTCCGACGGACACGCCCGGATGATTCCGGTGGATTTCACCCACGCGCCGACGCCGCCAAAGCCGGGTAAAAAAGCCACTACCGACGAGGTTCAGCAGTACACGGAGAAGAAAAAACAGCAGCGGCTTAATGTCGTCGCGCTCGCCCGCATCCAGCAGCTTCGCCAGGCGCTGCCAGACACGCGCAAACTGGTGGTCGCCGGCGATGGCAGTTACACCAATGCGGTCGTACTCAAGGGCCTGCCCGCCAAGACCGTTTATATCGGCCGGATCCGCCGGGACGCCGTGCTCAACGCCCTGCCTGGACCACCCGCGGCCACCGGTCGCCCGCCGGTCTATGGCGCGCCGGTCCAGACCCCGGAAGAGCTGCGCACCGACGACACCGTGGCCTGGCAAAGCGTCGAGGCTTATGCGGCCGGAAAAAAGCACACCTTTAAAATCAAGACCCTCGGGCCGGTGCTGTGGCGTAAAGCCGGGGCGACGCTCCCGTTGCAAGTCATGGTGATCGCCCCGGTGGGCTACCGATTGCGCGCAGGCTCGAAGCTGCTCTATCGCCAGCCTGCCTTCTTGGTTTGCACCGACCCGGATATGCCCGTGGGTGACCAACTCCAGTATTACCTCTGGCGTTGGGTCATCGAGGGAAACTTCCGGGATGAGAAAACCCTGATCGGCACCGGCCAGGCACAACTGCGCACCGCCGCCTCCAACCGCAACCAACCCGCCGCCACCGTCGCCGCCTATGCGCTGTTGTTAATCGCCGCCCTGCTCTTCGGCGATCCTGCGGGGCAAACCCCTGATCCGCCGCCGCATCTTCGCCCGCCCAAATGGCGCACGCACTCTTCGGGCGCCTCGCCTGCGACCAGTTCCACGGGGGACCTCTTGCGCACCCTGCGCAGCGAATGCTGGGCCGACCAGATCGCCCCAGAGAGTTTCTCCGACTTCACGTCGACCGACCCTCCCTCCACGAACTCATCAAAAGCGCCACCCTTCTTGGCTGAAGCACTCTTCCGCGCTGCGTAA